tAATCCAGTTACCAGGAAAACAGTTTGTGTTACTGCAGCTCTTAAATCTGTACCCTGACTTCCAATTAGCTACGGATTGGATTTTAAAGTGCTGCTACTAGTCTATAAACCACTGAATGGTTTAGGCCCAGAATAAATCTCTTCAATGCCTGGAGTCAGGTCAGCTAGTCCAAactaaaaacagcagagtttagCTGTtatgaggatgaagaagagctTATGTTCCAAATATTGTCTGTCTATCTGTTCTGTATGTGTGAATGCCCGTCTTAAAACATGGTACAAACGTTTCAGTTAATAGATGAACTCATCAGAATGTGGCAGCCAAAGGTCAGAAGCTTTGGCTCCAGAAAGAATTTAAGAATTCAAATGCAGATTATTTATATCACACAGTGTCACAGCAGATAATTCAATTATTGATCATTTATGTGGagatttgattattttattctctttttttcagtttaacaGATGTTTCTCTAGTGATTGATGAATCAACAATTGTGTGATGAGTTGACACAAGCAGGTATTTCTGGTTTCTGATGAGAAGAAACGTCACAAAACCACAAATGATTAGAACATCCAGTCTTTTAGCAGTGCATAAGTAAGCTTATATAACTAAGTATAAAGTTCACTGTGACTACAGTACATCATTTCCGTAAAGAGGTTAGTCAAAACCAGAACTATTGAATGAATTACGGTGATCAGATTAAGGTGCATCAGCCCTCAATCAGGCGAAAGGACTTTGGAGCTAACATGATGAACAACACATCAATTTATGCCCTCATTGAAAGAAAATCAGCCTAAAAGCTTGTTAATATTAACAGTGTCCTCATAACACGATGTTCCCTGagccagcagaggagcagcagctggttcTGGGGAAGCAGACACTGACTGACTCATGCTGTTCAGCTAAAAATtagtttttctctcttttgtgtGAATGCCAAAGCGGAAGCCTCAAAATATCATGTTACTGGTTTGTGAAATCAAAACATGATTTGTTATAAATTAACTCTGATTGTCCTCACTGTGCAGCTTGCTCATGGTGTGCGCACAAATGTTACGTCAAAGgcaaaaagtaaacaaagtttCTCCTCATCTGACGTGTGCTGGACACACTGCTGCTAGACAGGCTGAGTCAGCTGACCCCACTCACAAACAGTTATAGTCTGAGGGAGGCATTTTACAAAGACAATGATTAGCTTCTGAGCTCAAATGTAGGAAAGTTaagttgtgtctgtgtctgactgcagtgtttgtgttactgttttTGAACTGACATCGGTTATTTCTGGGTTTTTGGTGTTGGTTTGTAAGTCAGAGGTTTCCGGAAGTGTTCCAGACAGtgatttctgaaaaaaaaatgtgtccatgAATGTCCAAGAGATTTAAACATTTTGGACATAACGTGACCtttgatgaatgagagcatccacagaaaATGTGTCAGAATAATTCAGAGATTCTCTGGATATTCCAGTGAAAACATGGATTCTATATTTAGATATGTGTGGAATGTTTTTCACGTAATGGTTatcacttcctgcttctgaAAGCCTCTTTTTGTATTTCCATACATGGCATCCCAACTTTTCTACAAATGGGATAGATGGGTATCACCTCTGTTGTtgagatttttttgtgtgttgtgctgtatTTTAATAAGATGATTAGCCACAATCATATATTGTGATTCCGTCATATTGGAATTGTTGATGTTGAAATATTGATAGAAGTCTTATTAATATTTGGTTGATGAGCATTTGTTGTCACTTTACTGTGCTCACGTGTTTGCTTGAGCTGgcctaaaaaaaaagtcagacagTTCAGATCAGTTCTTGTTTTCCGTGCTGTTGACCAGTTTTccacacaataaaaacatgcatacatTCCTGTCTAACTAACAATTCTGTGTTTACCAAAACAACCTTGATTTTCTCACAGAGCAGACTTTTCCACTGCAGCGTGTCACTGTCCGTCTCTTCAGTGTGAGGCGATGTCTAGAGAGCAAACTGCCAAAGACACTATGGAGCTGTGTATTTATTCACAGAACTCCCAGGAGACAGCACGACTATAAACAGACATGCAGTTTCACACAGTCAGTACTGTGTATTCACACTGGTTTACTTAGCCTCTGCTTGTGAATTAGTAGATATGCTGAATCCAGAATACAGCagcaggcaggtgtgtgtgcgtgcatgttgCTGAATCTAACAGACGGCAGTGTGGTGTACCATCGGCCCTTATTTGTACAACAACATTCAGTGACTCAGTGTTCTTCTGAACAAAATTTGGAAATAGCTACTTGTGAGCTAAATACATATAATCAATGGTTGTATAAAGACTTGTCAGTGTGCACCACAGTGTGACAAGATGTCATTATGACAAGTCCCTGTGGTGTGTTTGCCTGTCAGGTTGCCTCGTGATTTTTCACAGGTTATTAACAGAAGAAATGAGGGAATGTCAGCAAAAAATATGTCATCTTCACTGTAACTTTACTGCACTTTTCCATTAAAGAATATACAGCTAGTccttttttatttcacaaaaaACTTAGTGTAACTTACTAATGTCTGCAGTTATTGTGCATTATTTTTGACTGAATCATTCTTGATTCTgatggaagatggatggatggatggatggatggatggatgatagatggatggatggatggatggatggatgattgttcgatggatggatgatggatggatggatgatagatggacagatgaatggatggatggatggatggatggatgatggatggatggatggatggatggatggatgatggatgatggatggatgatggatggatggatggatgatagatggatgagtggatggatggatggatggatgatagatggatggatgaatggatgatggatgatggatgatggatagatgatggatggatggatggatgatagatggatggatgatgaatggatggatggatggatgatggatggatggatgatagatggacagatgaatggatggatgatggatggatggatgatggatgatggatggatggatggatgagtggatggatgatggatggatggatggatgatagatggatggatgatgaatggatggatggatggatgattgttcgatggatggatgatggatgaatggatggatgatggatggattggatgatagatggacagatgaatggatggatggatgatggatggattggatgatagatggacagatgaatggatggatggatgattgttcgatggatggatggatggatgatggatggattggatgatagatggacagatgaatggatggatgatggatgggtggatgattgttcgatggatgatggatggattggatgatagatggacagatgaatggatggatgatggatgggtggatggatggatgatagatggacagatggatggatgggtggatgtatggatggatgggtgatagatggatgggtggctgcaagatggatggatggatgattgttcgatggatggatggctgatggatggatggatgatagatggacagatggaaggatggatgtcATCTCCATCCGCTTCTGTTTTCCGATTTTCAATCATGTTTCACAAACACTTCATCAAAAGAAAGAACATTGAATCAGCTTGAATGCTGGAATAATGAGGATAATTTGAGTGCATCGCCTACTTGTGTCTTACTTCAGCCTCCtacatgaaataaaatcacCACCTTTGCACCTTCTTACTCATTGTGTGGGAGATGTGCATCGGCCACTTCGGGCTGAACAAACGTCCTGTAACAGAAGCAACCTGATTGTGCTTCTGTGGGTAAATGAAAAAAGGTTCTAAGATTAGAAATTACACAAAGCTCACAGGGCATACTGGAGGAGGGAAGATGTCCTTTGATTTTAATGGATTAACATATTTTCAGCTTGAAAGTGGATTTGATTTATGCAAGAGAGCTTCCAGAGCCCTTGAGGTAATTGTGTGATCCTTCCACCCCCGATGACAGAAGGCAGGGTATTATCACGACAACCTCgtgctgcagcagagactggaGATTTACTgtggaaaaacacagcacaaataaaaggCAGCAACTGAGAGGATGTGAGCGTTTGTCTGCTGCATGACAAATGTACAGTGTTGGTGTCAGAATCATTCTGCTGTGATGTTTAATATTGaatttttttcatacttctgcTGACATTACACagaatgtgtgatgtgtgaaatACACGTTTTCTCAGAACGACTTTATTTGTTAAACCGATGATGCATGGAGCTCCAAAAAACAACCCCACCCTCGTCCACTTCCTGAAATCCTACATTTTAAGGTCAAAGTATCACACCTGCACATCTTCACTGTACTGTCCAGTCTGAGCAGCATCACCTACAGGGAGGTAAAGCTTCTACAACTGACCATTGTGTTTCAGTATTGTTAGTGAGTTTGTGTCTACGTAAGTGTTTTGGGGATAGCATGTTAAAATTTAAACCTGGGAATGCTCCTTTAAGTGGAACACATTTCACTGAAAACTTGTTTCAGAGAAAtcaataattaatgattgacaTTTGTTTCTGCAGAGTTTCCAATTCAGCATTCAGGTAaagtgtgatgtttttttcacCTGTCTTTATATCCACAGGTCTAAAATgtagatgctgctgctgtacgTGTGTCCTTCCTGATGATGAATCAGGCAGCACTTGTACAGCTTCCTTCAtgctgctgatgaagctgcatgTGCACTGATCAGCTTCCATATCTGTTTCTACAGACTGCTAAGACTGAACGCTACagttagttgttgttgtttatattttatattgtctGTACACACATCATAAACATCATTTCTATGCATCCTTGAAAAGGGATTTCTATCTCTGTTACTTACTgagctctttcttttttcaacaAAAAGTATTTTTAGTTTTTCCTGTGGTGCAGCTTCTAaagcatgtttttattatgattatttgtGATAGACTTAACATTTCCCAAACACACTTTTGccactgcgtgtgtgtgcaaagtCAGTAAGGAGCTCATAATGTTGTTTCAGTAGCACCTGCTATTTCCTGAAACCCTGCATGACTGAAGAcaccactgactgacagcatgaTTATAACATGGTTAAAATTGCTATAGGCAGGTAGATTTTAAAgtgaaataatttaaaaaactaATGCTTTATGATGTTGCAACAAGACTCATTTAAAAAACTACAGCAGTACTTAGCACTAGACTGCACTGAAAAGGTTCCCGATAGCTTCTAACTGGCTTGCTAAATGTCAAGGTAATCCCTGCAGTCACACGCAGGAGgacaaaaacatgtcatgagAGCTACATTTAGGTCAAAGTTTTATGTTTATAGGTTGTCATGACACGGTTGTCTGGCTACTATGGGTCCCTAGTAATTTACCTTGACAGCAGATTCTCAAGTGTGTCTGTTTCAGCCCAGAGCAGATGATCACACACGTGctgtacagtacatacagtacacacacacagcattcagGCTTTGTCTCCTGCAGGGAGGACTTTCAGTTCTGTGCTTTTTTGTGTGACTTACTTCTTGtaatgtgtctctgctgtgacaGAAAATCATCAGTAATCTGAGATGGCTTTTTCTTAGATGCTAGGATGAAGGCCAAGGCTTTGTCAGTGAAGGAGTGCACCTGGATGTCGGAGGAGTGCCACCTCATGGACGAGCTGCACAGAGGTACACAGAGAGACAACCTTTGTTTGCCAAACATCTTCAGGTCCAAAAAAGTGAAGCCGATCGTCAAGGTTCAGACCTGCCCCACCATCCAGGTTTACTACACAGCCAAAGAACTTCTTCTGGAAGTGTTGGACAGAGAAGCCGTCCGAGAGCTGATCAGGAGAGCTGCTGGTGCGAAGGCTGGAGCTAACCGTTTttcacacagccagagcaggGAGCAGAACACAGACCTGTCTGAGGTGGAGTACGGCGAGGCGTTAACATGGTTTTCTATAGTCCTGCAAAGTGGTCTGTCTGTGGGTGAGAATAGCAGCTTTGGCTCTGATATCACCCTAAATCTGGACAGGTGGCAGGGTGTCTTGAAGAGAAACAGCATCCAGACCAGCCTCTTGTCTCTGTCcaggctggaggatggagaCAAGCTGGaagctctctctgctttctgtagCCACTTAACTCGGCGCTACCAAGCCCTACACACACCAGGTCCTAACCTGGCTGTGAAGAAATACAGACTCTCCAATCAGCATGGTCCCTGCTCTCTCCATCTTGCCCTCCTCTGTGACCTAAGCTCGGGTTTCATCTGCAACATGTATGTGTATTGTCCGCTGCAGCTGCAGAAGCAGAATAGGAAACCTGTAGTCGAGCAGGTGGTCAGACACCTGCTGAGACCTTTCTGCAACCACAGACTCCTGGTTCAGCTGGACAGCTCTGCGTGGATGGAGGGCAGACTCACAGGCATCTCAGGATTAGGAGTGGATATTCATTTTGTTCCAGCTGTTAAAAGGCCAAAGATGTGCccagcatcatcttcatctcctTCAGTCAGGCCACACAAACATCAACGTTCATCTGAGCATTCGAAATCTCAGTTCATGTCCCACCTGCAGGGCTGGACGGGACCGgctctgtttcctctgtcagACCTGAAAGAATCAGCCAGGGATGTGTTTCTGCCAGGCCTCTGGGTGGCACTACATATCATCTGCATCAACACGTTTGTGCTCCACACTCTGCAGAGGAAAGGCTCAGGCAAGCAGGTCAATCTGACAGAGTTCACCAGGAGTGTGGCCTCACACCTGGCCCCAGACTGCAGTGTCACTGTGCCCGTCCTGCCTCGACTAAACAGCTGCTCATACCAAGAGACAAGCTCAACAAATACTTTCAAGCAGAGGTTAGTTTTGTCAGTTACAACACTTCAGCCTTGACAATTTTAGAAAATGGTGTGAtgataaatgtttttatctttggaTGGTTCTATCTTTCCTTCATGTAGGACAAAAACTGACAGCAGTAGTTATGTCAGGAAACATGAGAAGCGCAGGGTGCCGAGCAGGTGGAACAAACCAGGAGTGTGTGGTTTAGACAACTCTGGCAACTCCTGCTACTTAAACGCCGTGCTTCAGTGTCTGTGTTCCACTGTGCCGCTCGTGGAGCACCTCCTTCATCATGACACGCGCAAAGAAATGGCAAAGTAAGACCACTAACCATCTCTGTGTCTGACTCACTTGAACAGTCCAGATATTAAAACATCTATTCATGCAGGTCTAAGTGCCGGGTTGCTGAGGTGTTTGTCCGCCTCCTGGAAGAGATGTGGCTGGGCAGTAGCTCCAGCTGTGCCCCAGTGGAGGCCAGGTCTGTGCTGTGCACCATTCTACCCCAGTTCAACAACTACTCCCAGCAAGACGcccaggagctgctgctgtttctcattAATGCTCTCCATGATGATCTCAAAAAGGTGCAGCAACATCTGGATCACACCTGCACCATCATTTTATCTGAAACTCTGTACCAGGAGGaatcattttgtgtttgtgtgttcacaaGGTTGCAAAGCGCCAGCTGCGCTCCTCAGTACGACAGGCAAGACAGGAACAGAACAGAAGCGGCGCCCCTGAGTGCACCATTGTCTCACATCTGTTTGAGGGTCAGCTGAGCTACGTAACCCTCTGCATGCACTGCGACCACCAGGCACAAAGCACTCAAACCTtcactgtcctctctctgcccATCCCAGCAGGCATCACCAAGTGCTCCATTCAGGTACATTTCACAGGTCCCTTCAGAGCTCAGATTTTAAAGCACCACACAGGCTGTGCAGGCTGTTCTGTGCTTCCTCACCTCCCCTCTGTCTGTGCAGGACTGCCTGTCACTGTTCTTTGAGCAGACTATCCTGACTGGGGGAGAGCAGatgctgtgttcagtgtgtggacTGAGAAGAGAAACTGCAGTCCTCACCTGTTTGGATAAACCTCCAGAGATCCTCATGTTACACCTGAAGCGGTGGGTAGACAAATCAACAAAAAAGACTCAAAAAACTCAATAGTTATGTGGTTTTCCATTACCTGGAACAACAGAATCACTGTACAGAAAGCAGCATGACGGACATTATGGC
This portion of the Parambassis ranga chromosome 3, fParRan2.1, whole genome shotgun sequence genome encodes:
- the LOC114433605 gene encoding putative ubiquitin carboxyl-terminal hydrolase 50, giving the protein MYVYCPLQLQKQNRKPVVEQVVRHLLRPFCNHRLLVQLDSSAWMEGRLTGISGLGVDIHFVPAVKRPKMCPASSSSPSVRPHKHQRSSEHSKSQFMSHLQGWTGPALFPLSDLKESARDVFLPGLWVALHIICINTFVLHTLQRKGSGKQVNLTEFTRSVASHLAPDCSVTVPVLPRLNSCSYQETSSTNTFKQRTKTDSSSYVRKHEKRRVPSRWNKPGVCGLDNSGNSCYLNAVLQCLCSTVPLVEHLLHHDTRKEMAKSKCRVAEVFVRLLEEMWLGSSSSCAPVEARSVLCTILPQFNNYSQQDAQELLLFLINALHDDLKKLRSSVRQARQEQNRSGAPECTIVSHLFEGQLSYVTLCMHCDHQAQSTQTFTVLSLPIPAGITKCSIQDCLSLFFEQTILTGGEQMLCSVCGLRRETAVLTCLDKPPEILMLHLKRFGCKGKNQVKLRTNVAFSMKLDLTPFLSSSARNTSYSSYHLYAVVNHTGHLNMGHYTALCHSAPTRIWHCFDDSIVKEVQDSLVQSPNAYMLLYSRKPFQKPTIQGL